One Ranitomeya imitator isolate aRanImi1 chromosome 1, aRanImi1.pri, whole genome shotgun sequence DNA window includes the following coding sequences:
- the LOC138666056 gene encoding uncharacterized protein, with translation MSTNEQDCVRALIEMYRSLPCLWKIKSKDYSNRYMKREAYEKLVAVYREYHPTETVDENIVRKKIQALRTVFKKEVNKVENSKKSGAGTEEVYVPRLWYYDLMAFTRDQEIPRPCQTVTSLCEPSPEDILPESPDDHVPLQQRETTEANNVQSPQSSSSPSVEEQTCPLRPSRKRKSTAATPVDLLAVANSILSKHVTTKLSPFASLVEERLNRLDDTQRSHAERIMFDVMNAAAAGKLCDTSTLSIDVRQPSAHFYWGHQQEPMHSTPVRRPGPHNSQFRTPPAPPSFGDLSQGPPIATHHYSEMDTYYQNL, from the exons atgtctacaaatgagcaggactgtgttcgggcactcatagagatgtaccgctccctgccctgtttgtggaagataaaatctaaggattatagcaaccgttacatgaagagagaagcgtatgagaagctggtggccgtctacagggagtatcatcccacagagaccgtggatgaaaacattgtgaggaaaaagatccaggctctccgcacagttttcaaaaaagaggtcaacaaagtggaaaattctaagaagtctggggccggaactgaggaagtctatgtgcccaggctgtggtattacgacctgatggcattcactagagaccaagaaatccctcgcccgtgccagactgtgactagcctttgtgagccatcgcccgaagatatcctgcctgagtctcctgacgaccat gtgcctctgcaacagcgggaaacaacggaagcgaacaatgtccagtcccctcagtcctccagtagcccgtctgtcgaggagcagacatgtccactgcgcccatctagaaaaagaaaatcaacagcagccacacctgtggatctcctggcagtggccaacagcatcttgtcgaagcacgtcacaaccaaactctccccattcgcatccttggttgaggaacgtttaaacagactggatgatacccaaagatctcacgcggagagaataatgtttgacgttatgaacgcggcagccgcaggaaaactatgcgacacatcaacattgagcattgacgtccgtcagcccagtgcccatttttattggggacaccaacaggagcccatgcacagcactcctgtccgcagacctgggccacataattctcagttccggacaccacctgcacccccttcttttggtgacttatcacaaggacctcctatagccacgcaccactacagtgagatggacacttactaccaaaatttgtag